From one Triticum urartu cultivar G1812 chromosome 3, Tu2.1, whole genome shotgun sequence genomic stretch:
- the LOC125542330 gene encoding cysteine-rich receptor-like protein kinase 2 isoform X2 produces the protein MHRMAHFPLLPALALAVTCALVPFTVADPQATQLNLGCSQYNATPTAAFLAALNSTFAELRANLSAGSGFATAAEPRAAAPAFALAQCRPYVTGRDCVACFDAAAARIHAACGAANGGRAILDGCIIRYESVAFFDQSTLPGNTQRCNGSAVPGTAFDGAVQALINDLAAAVPRFPRLAAAAAGTGVYAMAQCVETVGQDGCAQCLQVAASNIDRCPPNSDGRAVDAGCFMRYSDKPFFPANATADLTPYLRSGKSRGKGAIVGAILGGLAFLFLLGLLALFWTWRSMKLKKPRRGDILGATELQGPTNFNYHDLKAATNNFSEKSKIGEGGFGDVFKGLLKNGKIVAVKRLSVMQTSRAKEDFESEVKLISNVQHRNLVRLLGCSRKGSECLLVYEYMANSSLDKFLYGERRGTLNWKQRFNIIVGMARGLAYLHQEFHVCIIHRDIKSSNVLLDDDFQPKIADFGLARLLPDDHSHLSTRFAGTLGYTAPEYAIHGQLSEKVDTYSFGIVILEIISGRKINDTRIEAETQYLLESAWKLYENEDVIKLVDGSLDHEEYMPEEVIRIIEIALLCTQSVVASRPTMSEVVVLLLSRNSPEILPTRPTFIDSISRVRGETSTSSSSTASKATASISHLSAR, from the exons ATGCACCGCATGGCTCACTTCCCGCTGTTGCCGGCTCTAGCGCTGGCGGTCACCTGCGCGTTGGTTCCGTTCACCGTCGCTGACCCGCAGGCTACGCAGCTCAACCTTGGGTGCAGCCAGTACAACGCCACGCCCACGGCCGCCTTCCTCGCGGCCCTAAACTCCACCTTCGCTGAGCTCCGCGCCAACCTCTCCGCCGGCAGCGGCTTCGCCACCGCAGCGGAGCCTCGCGCCGCCGCGCCGGCGTTCGCGTTGGCGCAGTGCCGCCCATACGTCACCGGGAGGGACTGCGTCGCCTGCTTCGACGCCGCCGCGGCGCGCATCCACGCCGCCTGCGGGGCTGCTAACGGCGGGCGCGCCATCCTCGACGGCTGCATCATACGGTACGAGAGCGTGGCGTTCTTCGACCAGTCCACCCTCCCTGGCAACACGCAGCGCTGCAACGGCTCCGCCGTGCCCGGCACCGCTTTCGACGGCGCGGTGCAGGCGCTGATCAACGACCTCGCGGCAGCCGTGCCTCGCTTCCCGCGGCTAGCTGCGGCGGCCGCGGGCACCGGCGTGTACGCGATGGCGCAGTGTGTGGAGACGGTCGGGCAGGACGGCTGCGCGCAGTGCCTCCAGGTAGCTGCGAGCAACATTGACCGGTGCCCGCCCAATTCCGACGGCCGGGCAGTGGACGCCGGGTGCTTCATGAGGTACTCTGATAAGCCCTTCTTCCCGGCTAATGCGACGGCAGACCTGACGCCCTACTTGCGCTCTG GAAAATCAAGAGGGAAGGGGGCCATTGTAGGAGCAATTTTGGGAGGTCTGGCCTTCCTGTTTCTTCTAGGGTTATTAGCTTTGTTTTGGACCTGGCGGTCTATGAAGCTAAAGAAGCCTCGAAGAG GTGATATACTTGGAGCAACGGAACTGCAAGGTCCAACAAATTTTAACTATCACGATCTTAAGGCTGCAACCAATAATTTTAGTGAGAAAAGTAAAATTGGAGAAGGAGGTTTTGGAGATGTCTTTAAG GGCTTACTGAAAAATGGGAAAATTGTTGCAGTAAAAAGGTTGTCAGTGATGCAAACTAGCAGGGCCAAAGAAGATTTTGAAAGCGAGGTAAAGCTTATTAGCAATGTTCAGCATCGAAATCTTGTCCGGCTTCTTGGTTGTTCTCGCAAGGGTTCTGAATGCCTCCTTGTTTATGAATATATGGCGAATAGTAGCCTTGACAAGTTTCTCTACG GTGAGAGACGTGGAACACTTAACTGGAAGCAGCGATTCAATATCATCGTTGGCATGGCTCGTGGCCTTGCATATCTTCATCAAGAGTTTCATGTGTGTATCATACACCGTGACATTAAATCTAGCAatgttcttcttgatgatgaCTTCCAACCTAAGATTGCTGATTTTGGTTTGGCAAGGCTCCTACCTGATGATCATAGTCATCTCAGCACTAGATTTGCAGGAACATT GGGTTACACTGCTCCTGAGTATGCAATCCACGGCCAGCTATCGGAGAAGGTTGACACATACAGCTTTGGTATAGTCATTTTGGAAATAATAAGTGGTCGGAAAATCAATGATACAAGGATTGAGGCTGAAACACAATACCTACTTGAATCG GCATGGAAGCTATATGAAAATGAGGACGTGATTAAGTTGGTGGATGGATCGTTAGATCACGAAGAATATATGCCAGAAGAGGTAATAAGAATAATAGAGATAGCGCTTCTCTGCACTCAATCCGTTGTTGCTTCAAGGCCAACTATGTCAGAGGTAGTTGTGTTGTTGTTATCAAGAAATTCTCCAGAGATACTACCCACAAGGCCCACTTTTATTGATTCAATAAGTAGAGTGCGAGGAGAAACATCCACGTCCAGTTCATCCACTGCATCCAAGGCCACCGCCTCTATTTCACACTTATCAGCCAGGTAA
- the LOC125542330 gene encoding cysteine-rich receptor-like protein kinase 2 isoform X1: MHRMAHFPLLPALALAVTCALVPFTVADPQATQLNLGCSQYNATPTAAFLAALNSTFAELRANLSAGSGFATAAEPRAAAPAFALAQCRPYVTGRDCVACFDAAAARIHAACGAANGGRAILDGCIIRYESVAFFDQSTLPGNTQRCNGSAVPGTAFDGAVQALINDLAAAVPRFPRLAAAAAGTGVYAMAQCVETVGQDGCAQCLQVAASNIDRCPPNSDGRAVDAGCFMRYSDKPFFPANATADLTPYLRSGKSRGKGAIVGAILGGLAFLFLLGLLALFWTWRSMKLKKPRRGDILGATELQGPTNFNYHDLKAATNNFSEKSKIGEGGFGDVFKGLLKNGKIVAVKRLSVMQTSRAKEDFESEVKLISNVQHRNLVRLLGCSRKGSECLLVYEYMANSSLDKFLYGERRGTLNWKQRFNIIVGMARGLAYLHQEFHVCIIHRDIKSSNVLLDDDFQPKIADFGLARLLPDDHSHLSTRFAGTLGYTAPEYAIHGQLSEKVDTYSFGIVILEIISGRKINDTRIEAETQYLLESVSIFLLKILSWFHILSHMAPMLYITTSQAWKLYENEDVIKLVDGSLDHEEYMPEEVIRIIEIALLCTQSVVASRPTMSEVVVLLLSRNSPEILPTRPTFIDSISRVRGETSTSSSSTASKATASISHLSAR, from the exons ATGCACCGCATGGCTCACTTCCCGCTGTTGCCGGCTCTAGCGCTGGCGGTCACCTGCGCGTTGGTTCCGTTCACCGTCGCTGACCCGCAGGCTACGCAGCTCAACCTTGGGTGCAGCCAGTACAACGCCACGCCCACGGCCGCCTTCCTCGCGGCCCTAAACTCCACCTTCGCTGAGCTCCGCGCCAACCTCTCCGCCGGCAGCGGCTTCGCCACCGCAGCGGAGCCTCGCGCCGCCGCGCCGGCGTTCGCGTTGGCGCAGTGCCGCCCATACGTCACCGGGAGGGACTGCGTCGCCTGCTTCGACGCCGCCGCGGCGCGCATCCACGCCGCCTGCGGGGCTGCTAACGGCGGGCGCGCCATCCTCGACGGCTGCATCATACGGTACGAGAGCGTGGCGTTCTTCGACCAGTCCACCCTCCCTGGCAACACGCAGCGCTGCAACGGCTCCGCCGTGCCCGGCACCGCTTTCGACGGCGCGGTGCAGGCGCTGATCAACGACCTCGCGGCAGCCGTGCCTCGCTTCCCGCGGCTAGCTGCGGCGGCCGCGGGCACCGGCGTGTACGCGATGGCGCAGTGTGTGGAGACGGTCGGGCAGGACGGCTGCGCGCAGTGCCTCCAGGTAGCTGCGAGCAACATTGACCGGTGCCCGCCCAATTCCGACGGCCGGGCAGTGGACGCCGGGTGCTTCATGAGGTACTCTGATAAGCCCTTCTTCCCGGCTAATGCGACGGCAGACCTGACGCCCTACTTGCGCTCTG GAAAATCAAGAGGGAAGGGGGCCATTGTAGGAGCAATTTTGGGAGGTCTGGCCTTCCTGTTTCTTCTAGGGTTATTAGCTTTGTTTTGGACCTGGCGGTCTATGAAGCTAAAGAAGCCTCGAAGAG GTGATATACTTGGAGCAACGGAACTGCAAGGTCCAACAAATTTTAACTATCACGATCTTAAGGCTGCAACCAATAATTTTAGTGAGAAAAGTAAAATTGGAGAAGGAGGTTTTGGAGATGTCTTTAAG GGCTTACTGAAAAATGGGAAAATTGTTGCAGTAAAAAGGTTGTCAGTGATGCAAACTAGCAGGGCCAAAGAAGATTTTGAAAGCGAGGTAAAGCTTATTAGCAATGTTCAGCATCGAAATCTTGTCCGGCTTCTTGGTTGTTCTCGCAAGGGTTCTGAATGCCTCCTTGTTTATGAATATATGGCGAATAGTAGCCTTGACAAGTTTCTCTACG GTGAGAGACGTGGAACACTTAACTGGAAGCAGCGATTCAATATCATCGTTGGCATGGCTCGTGGCCTTGCATATCTTCATCAAGAGTTTCATGTGTGTATCATACACCGTGACATTAAATCTAGCAatgttcttcttgatgatgaCTTCCAACCTAAGATTGCTGATTTTGGTTTGGCAAGGCTCCTACCTGATGATCATAGTCATCTCAGCACTAGATTTGCAGGAACATT GGGTTACACTGCTCCTGAGTATGCAATCCACGGCCAGCTATCGGAGAAGGTTGACACATACAGCTTTGGTATAGTCATTTTGGAAATAATAAGTGGTCGGAAAATCAATGATACAAGGATTGAGGCTGAAACACAATACCTACTTGAATCGGTATCCATCTTCCTTCTGAAAATCCTCTCTTGGTTCCATATATTGTCCCATATGGCTCCAATGCTTTACATAACCACTTCACAG GCATGGAAGCTATATGAAAATGAGGACGTGATTAAGTTGGTGGATGGATCGTTAGATCACGAAGAATATATGCCAGAAGAGGTAATAAGAATAATAGAGATAGCGCTTCTCTGCACTCAATCCGTTGTTGCTTCAAGGCCAACTATGTCAGAGGTAGTTGTGTTGTTGTTATCAAGAAATTCTCCAGAGATACTACCCACAAGGCCCACTTTTATTGATTCAATAAGTAGAGTGCGAGGAGAAACATCCACGTCCAGTTCATCCACTGCATCCAAGGCCACCGCCTCTATTTCACACTTATCAGCCAGGTAA